A window of Acropora muricata isolate sample 2 chromosome 3, ASM3666990v1, whole genome shotgun sequence contains these coding sequences:
- the LOC136910404 gene encoding uncharacterized protein: protein MCELLLIGVSLFISNQRVCELIPASEIVNDVLLSELTDAPCPCLPRIASLQRTANRTRQKLRPQDPKDLDFDLQMEHIPDGFFLEDVKIRGRRHLVFASDKQLELLQQSKTWYIDGTFKLCRQPFTQLLTLNAFVKNDDHVKQVPLVFVIMSGQKRRDYRAVLDAVTSILPRPPRVTKVMLDFEKAVWSALRQTLPNVQLKGCSFHWTQALWRKVQGLGLQDAYRNDRGTHQLIRQLMALPYLPAEKIERRFLRLQQQATARPLQDFCSYIHENWISTQTFPPQTWSVFLEAVRTNNDLEGWHNALNRRAKGRSQLPFYILIQLLHREASLVNMQIRLVSDKKLKRHQRSTYRAMQRRLFDLWKQYEDGQRNSKELLEACSHLVQVM, encoded by the exons ATGTGCGAACTTTTACTAATTggcgtttctttgtttatttcaaaCCAACGCGTGTGCGAACTTAT ACCTGCGTCAGAGATAGTCAACGATGTGCTGCTCAGTGAACTAACAGATGCTCCTTGTCCCTGCCTTCCCCGCATTGCCAGTCTGCAGAGAACTGCTAACCGTACCCGCCAGAAGTTACGACCCCAAGACCCGAAGGATTTAGACTTCGACCTACAAATGGAGCATATCCCAGATGGCTTCTTCCTTGAAGATGTTAAG aTACGAGGGCGCCGACACCTGGTATTTGCATCGGATAAACAACTGGAACTGCTCCAACAGTCTAAGACATGGTATATAGACGGAACTTTTAAACTGTGTCGCCAGCCGTTTACTCAGCTACTGACCCTAAACGCCTTTGTGAAGAACGATGATCACGTGAAGCAGGTGCCACTGGTTTTCGTCATAATGTCCGGGCAAAAACGGCGAGACTACAGAGCGGTCCTTGATGCGGTAACATCCATTCTCCCTCGCCCACCGAGAGTCACTAAGGTAATGCTGgattttgaaaaagctgttTGGAGCGCGCTCCGCCAGACCCTCCCAAATGTGCAGCTTAAAGGTTGTTCATTCCACTGGACACAAGCCCTATGGAGAAAG GTACAAGGGCTTGGACTCCAAGATGCCTACAGAAATGACCGCGGCACCCACCAACTGATAAGGCAACTTATGGCCTTACCTTACCTCCCTGCTGAAAAGATCGAAAGAAGATTCCTTCGACTCCAGCAGCAAGCAACTGCCAGACCCTTgcaggatttctgcagttacaTCCACGAGAATTGGATCAGCACCCAGACCTTCCCGCCACAGACGTGGAGCGTGTTCCTGGAAGCTGTCAGGACCAACAATGACCTAGAAGGTTGGCACAATGCCCTGAACCGGCGCGCCAAAGGACGTTCGCAGCTACCCTTCTACATCTTAATCCAGCTATTACATCGGGAAGCCAGCTTGGTGAACATGCAAATCCGTCTGGTTTCAGACAAAAAGCTCAAGAGACACCAGCGGTCGACCTACAGAGCTATGCAGAGAAGACTCTTCGACCTCTGGAAGCAGTATGAGGACGGCCAAAGGAACTCGAAGGAGCTTCTGGAGGCCTGTTCTCACCTCGTTCAAGTAATGTAA